A region from the Arachis ipaensis cultivar K30076 chromosome B01, Araip1.1, whole genome shotgun sequence genome encodes:
- the LOC107633107 gene encoding geranylgeranyl diphosphate reductase, chloroplastic, translated as MNSMALKSFVGLRQSSLETTPFTVHQKPAIISLPQKFKVIAGKTSPKLQGRNLRVAIVGGGPAGGSAAETLAKGGIETFLIERKMDNCKPCGGAIPLCMVGEFELPLDIIDRRVTKMKMISPSNVAVDIGRTLKPHEYIGMVRREVLDAYLRDRAKENGATVINGLFLKMDMPKDKNSPYLLHYSGYDGKTGGVGEKRTLEVDAVIGADGANSRVAKAIDAGDYEYAIAFQERIKIPDDKMVYYENLAEMYVGDDVSPDFYGWVFPKCDHVAVGTGTVTHKSDIKKFQLATRKRAEDKITGGKIIRVEAHPIPEHPRPRRLSGRVALVGDAAGYVTKCSGEGIYFAAKSGRMCAEAIVEGSENGKRMVDEGDLRKYLEKWDKTYWPTYKVLDVLQKVFYRSNPAREAFVEMCADEYVQKMTFDSYLYKTVVPGNPLEDIKLAINTIGSLVRANAIRREMDKLNV; from the exons ATGAACTCCATGGCTCTAAAATCCTTCGTTGGACTCCGACAATCCTCGTTGGAAACCACCCCTTTCACCGTCCACCAGAAGCCCGCCATCATCAGCCTCCCCCAGAAGTTCAAGGTCATTGCCGGAAAAACCAGCCCCAAGCTCCAAGGCCGGAACCTCCGCGTCGCAATCGTCGGCGGAGGCCCTGCCGGGGGCTCTGCCGCGGAGACCCTAGCAAAGGGAGGCATCGAAACGTTCCTAATAGAACGGAAAATGGATAACTGCAAGCCGTGCGGGGGCGCCATTCCGCTATGCATGGTGGGAGAGTTTGAGCTGCCATTAGACATCATCGACCGGCGCGTGACGAAGATGAAGATGATATCACCGTCGAATGTCGCCGTGGACATTGGAAGGACCTTGAAGCCGCACGAGTACATTGGAATGGTGAGACGTGAGGTTTTGGACGCGTACCTTAGAGATAGGGCAAAAGAGAACGGTGCCACGGTTATCAACGGATTGTTCTTGAAGATGGATATGCCTAAAGATAAGAACTCACCTTATTTGCTGCATTATTCTGGGTATGATGGTAAAACCGGTGGGGTCGGTGAGAAGAGAACACTGGAGGTGGATGCTGTCATTGGTGCCGATGGGGCTAATTCTAGAGTTGCTAAGGCCATTGATGCTGGTGACTATGAATATGCCATTGCATTTCAG GAGAGGATAAAGATCCCGGATGATAAAATGGTGTATTATGAAAATCTTGCGGAGATGTACGTTGGGGATGATGTATCCCCAGATTTCTACGGTTGGGTGTTTCCCAAATGCGACCATGTTGCCGTTGGAACAGGTACAGTAACACACAAATCAGACATCAAAAAATTCCAGCTGGCAACAAGAAAAAGAGCAGAGGACAAGATCACTGGAGGCAAGATCATCCGAGTGGAGGCTCATCCCATCCCCGAACACCCCCGCCCCCGAAGATTATCAGGAAGGGTGGCCCTTGTGGGGGATGCAGCCGGCTATGTGACAAAATGCTCCGGGGAAGGGATCTATTTCGCGGCAAAGAGTGGGAGAATGTGCGCGGAGGCGATCGTGGAAGGATCGGAGAATGGGAAGAGGATGGTGGATGAAGGGGATTTGAGGAAGTACTTGGAGAAGTGGGACAAGACATATTGGCCGACTTATAAGGTATTGGATGTGCTTCAGAAAGTGTTTTATAGGTCGAATCCGGCGAGGGAGGCGTTTGTGGAGATGTGTGCTGATGAATATGTTCAGAAGATGACATTTGATAGCTACTTGTATAAGACAGTAGTGCCTGGAAATCCATTGGAGGATATCAAGTTGGCCATTAACACCATTGGGAGCTTGGTCAGAGCTAATGCTATCCGGAGGGAAATGGACAAACTCAATGTATGA